CGAGGTAGAAGCGCATCCAGAGGGTCGTCAGGTCGTCCGGATCGGATCTGGCCGACCGCCACGCCTCGATCGCGTCCCTGGCCTGCTCCTCGCTGCCCTGGTAGTCGCTGATCCGGGCCAGGTAGTTGGTCATGTCGATCACGAGCTGCCGCACGGTCGGCGCGGTCGACTCGAGCGCTCCCGACGCGCGCAGGTGCAGGCGCAGCTGGGCGTACTCCGGCCAGTCCTGCGGCCGGTCCGGGGTCTTCGGGTTGGCGGCGGCCAGGATCTCGTGCACGTGCTTGCGGTTGGTCTCCTGCTCCTGCTCCGACAGCTGCCCCCGGATCACCGCCTGCACGAGGCGGTGCAGTTGCAGCGTCGTGTGCCCGGTGTCCACACTGGCCAGCGCGTACCGGCCGATCTCCTGCACCAGCCGTCCCTGCAGCAGCGGCTCGTTGAGCGACGGATCGAGCGGCAGCAGCACCTCGACGAAGCGCTCGCTGTTGATGAGCCGCATCGGGATCGGCTCCGGGCCGAAGAACGCGCACAGCTCCAGCAGCTTGGCCGCGGCCGGCATCTGCTCGCGCAGCCGCTCCAGGGAGAGAAGCCAGGTCGCCGCGGCCGTGCGCGGGTAGCCGGGCGGCGGGTTTTCGGCCAGCACCTGGGTCAGCCGGGTGTCGAGCAGCTCAAGGTAGCTGCCCACCGGCATGGCCGTGGTGGCCAGCCACGCGCCGGCCTGCTCGATGGCCAGCGGCAGGTCGCCCAGCTTTTCGGCGAGCTCGTTGGCCTCGGCGTCGGTGAGCTCACCCACCCGGCTGCGCAGCAGCGCCACGCTCTCCTCGCGGTGGAAGGCGCCCACCTCGACCGCGCTGGCCTGGCGGCTCCAGGCGACGTTGCGGGAGGTGAGCAGCAGGTGGCCGGTGCCCTGCGGCAGGTACGGGCGGATCGCCTCGGGGTCGTCGGCGTTGTCGTACACCAGGAGCCACCGCCGGGTCGGCTCGCCGCGGCGCAGCGCGTCCAGCACGGCTTCGGCGCGCTCGGCGACGCTCTCCACCTCGGGCAGGCCGAGGCGGGTCGCCAGGTCGCCGAGGGCGGCGCGGACCAGGCCCGGCTGCTCGGCCGAGATCCACCACACCACGTCGTAGTCGGCGGCGAAGCGATGCGCGTACTCGATCGCGACCTGGGTCTTGCCCACCCCGCCGAGCCCGTAGAGCGCCTGCGGCACCACCACGGTGACGCTTGCCGCGAGCCGGTCGCGCAGTCCTTCCAGCAGGGCGGTGCGGCCGGTGAAGGCGACGTTGCGCTGCGGGACGTTCCAGATCGGCGGCTGGTTGGCCGGGTAGCGCGGTGCGGCCGGGTCGTCGGCGCGGCCGTGCGGCAACGGCACGCCGAACACGGCCAGCAGCGCCTCGCGGGCCCGGTCCTCGGAGAGGTTGGCGAAGTCGACGGCGGGCTGGCGCTCGCTGTACGGCGCGGGCACGCGGGTGCCGTCGGTGCGGGCCGAGAGCAGGAAGCGGCTGCCGCCGGCCGGGTCGCGGGCGGCGACCAGGCGCCAGAACTCGGCCGCGTTCGGCGCCTTCACGTAGTCCTGCGAGAGCAGCACGAGCACGCGGTTGACGGCGGTGGCCTGCTCGTGCGGAGCGGGCGCATCGGCCGGGTCGATCGAGAAGTCGACCTGCTGGAGCACCACGCGCAGCCCCACCCGGCCGAGCTCGCTGCCCACCCACTCGGCCCAGGTGCGGTCGATCGACGCGTAACTGATCAGGACGTCGGTGACGGCGGGCGGCTTGGACCGCTCGTACTCCCCGAGGATGCGGCGGCGCTCCCGCTCCTCGATCGCGGGCAGCGCGGCCACGTCGCCGTCGGTGATCGCGTTGGTCAGCCGCTCGAACGAGGCCAGCAGCGAGTGCTCCTGCCGGGACCGCTCGCCGAAGACGGCCAGGATCTCCTCGTACGCGAAGAAGGGCTTGTAGGGGATCTCGACGTCGCCCCAGTACTGGTCGGCCGCCTCGGGGTCCAGCCCGAGGTACTGCCCGAAGCGCAGCCGGGCGTAGTCGCGGCCGGCCTCGAGCTTGACCTGCTCGGCGTCTTCGACACGCATCGGCACCGGCCGGATGAGGATGGGCTCGTCGCGGCGCTGGTTGGCGATCGAGTCGGCGACCGAGGCGGCTCCGTCGATGCTCTGCTCGCTGAGCGTGAAGCAGTCGACCACCATGTCGGGCAGGTGCACCGTGCAGATGCCCGCGGTGTCGCTCAGCCCGGTGCGGCTGTCGATGAGCACGTAGTCGTAGCGCTGGCGCATGTTCTCGCGCAGCGCCTGCAGGAAGATGCCGCCGTTGAGCCGCTCGTAGAAGGCCGGCCAGTCGAAGGTGCTGACCGCACTGGAGTACGACGGGTCCTGCTGGCCGGCGGGCAGCAGGTCGATCACGCCGAAGTCGGGGAAGCGCCAGGCCAGCGACACCGCTTCGCGCTCGACGTCCGCGTACCGGCGGTACCACTGCGCGTCGTCGAAGTTGACGTGCGGGTCGACCGCCGCGGCGGCGAAGTCGCGGATCAGGTCGATCACGCCGCGCGAGCTGCGCAGCTTCTTGTCGGTGAGGAACGGGTGGAAGTAGCGGTGCAGCCCGGGCGACTCCAGGTCCCAGTCGACGGCGAGCACGCGCCTGCCGTTGGCGGCGAGGATCCAGGCGACGTTCGCCAGGGCCATCGTGCGGCCGGTGCCGCCCTTGTACGAGTAGAACGTCACGATGCGGCCGGTCATCGGGGGCTCCTGGGGGCGGGGAGGGTTAGGGGCCTTGCAGGATCGGCCGTCGCACGGCCTGGCCCTGCGGGCGGTTGTGCACGGTGCCGTTGGTGAAGACGCGGTTGCGGGCGGTCTCCAGCACCACCTGGAGGTCGGCGTCGAAGGCTTGGTGGGTCAGGATGCTCGAGCGGAACATGACGTCGTCGCCGTGCACCGTGCGGCGGTAGAAGATCGCGCGGAGCGAGTCGGTCAGCTGCCGCCGGTGCCGCTGGCCCTGCAGGTCGTCGAAGTTGAGCGGGACCATGATGGCGGTGACCGGCTCTTCGGAGTTTTGATCCAGCTGGTTGCACTCGGCGAGCGCCTGCCGGTACTCGTTGAGCATCGTGGACCACACGTCGACGAGCAGCACCACGATCTGGTTGCCGCGTCGCGCGTCCCCGATCCGCTGCGCGAGGCCAGCCGTGCCCGCCACCTCCGCCCGGAAGCTGCGCCGCTCGGCCACCGTGCGGGCGTAGTCGGCGATCGGCACGGGCAGCGTCGGCCGGTACGGCGCCCACTCCACCGACGTGGCGCCGTAGTACTGGCTGTCGCGGTCGATCGTCGCGAGCTCCTCCGCGGACAGCTCGCCCCGCGCCGGCGCCGCGACGACGAACTGCACCTGCTGCGTGTGGCCCGGCTGCCGCGGCACCGCGGCGCGCCCGGTCGCCCGCGGGTGGAAGGCGCTCTGCACGTCTTTGAAGTCGATGCCCGCGCCGGTGGTCGGCACGCGGTGGGCGCCCGCGGTCTGCACGATCTGCCGCGCCAGCTCGACGATGAGGTCGTAGTAGGAGTCCTGGTGCCGCTGCAGGCGCATGAGCTGCCGCAGCCCCGTGCGCCCGTACGCCTCCGGGAGGACGTCGTTCTGGTACTGCAGGGCGGCCACCGCGTCGGGCAGGTTGGGAGGTGGCAGCCACAGCAAGGGCAGCAGCGCCGACGGGGTGACGCCGACATCCCGCTCGTACCGCCGGACGCGCTCCGCGAAGATCGTCCACTCTCGACCGCAGGGCTCGCTCAGCAGGTAGCGCGGAGACACCAACGCGATGAACGACTGGCAACGCGACAGCGCCTCCACCAGTCGCGGCGACCAGGTCGCGCCCACTTCCAGGCTGTGCACGTCGAAGAAGCCGACCTCCTCACCGGCGGCCAG
The window above is part of the Phytohabitans houttuyneae genome. Proteins encoded here:
- the fxsT gene encoding FxSxx-COOH system tetratricopeptide repeat protein yields the protein MTGRIVTFYSYKGGTGRTMALANVAWILAANGRRVLAVDWDLESPGLHRYFHPFLTDKKLRSSRGVIDLIRDFAAAAVDPHVNFDDAQWYRRYADVEREAVSLAWRFPDFGVIDLLPAGQQDPSYSSAVSTFDWPAFYERLNGGIFLQALRENMRQRYDYVLIDSRTGLSDTAGICTVHLPDMVVDCFTLSEQSIDGAASVADSIANQRRDEPILIRPVPMRVEDAEQVKLEAGRDYARLRFGQYLGLDPEAADQYWGDVEIPYKPFFAYEEILAVFGERSRQEHSLLASFERLTNAITDGDVAALPAIEERERRRILGEYERSKPPAVTDVLISYASIDRTWAEWVGSELGRVGLRVVLQQVDFSIDPADAPAPHEQATAVNRVLVLLSQDYVKAPNAAEFWRLVAARDPAGGSRFLLSARTDGTRVPAPYSERQPAVDFANLSEDRAREALLAVFGVPLPHGRADDPAAPRYPANQPPIWNVPQRNVAFTGRTALLEGLRDRLAASVTVVVPQALYGLGGVGKTQVAIEYAHRFAADYDVVWWISAEQPGLVRAALGDLATRLGLPEVESVAERAEAVLDALRRGEPTRRWLLVYDNADDPEAIRPYLPQGTGHLLLTSRNVAWSRQASAVEVGAFHREESVALLRSRVGELTDAEANELAEKLGDLPLAIEQAGAWLATTAMPVGSYLELLDTRLTQVLAENPPPGYPRTAAATWLLSLERLREQMPAAAKLLELCAFFGPEPIPMRLINSERFVEVLLPLDPSLNEPLLQGRLVQEIGRYALASVDTGHTTLQLHRLVQAVIRGQLSEQEQETNRKHVHEILAAANPKTPDRPQDWPEYAQLRLHLRASGALESTAPTVRQLVIDMTNYLARISDYQGSEEQARDAIEAWRSARSDPDDLTTLWMRFYLGNALRSQARYAEALVEHDQTHAALLDLVGSEHPYTIACRSSLAGDLRGLGRYREARQLDEETVERSTRILGRDAFRTLNAVNNLAISLQFVGDFTAAATYSEEAFVRRRATVGQRHPTTLQNAHNYARCLRDLGRYREARDLLTETVRDMKAVRGEDSPHTLRTAKTLAVTLRKLGDVVGAHALTQETLARLDRVLGRSHTHTLACVSNLACDQSALGDDRAARRTAEDALARHRQKFGVDHLFTLACENNLAIFLRRLGQAEEAGAIAERVANRIEAALGHDHPYTLACLINRANALYDLGHYPEALAIDEEIHPLISSRQVLGPDHPDSIAAANNLAISRRLAGDRTGAQELVQEQLARATRVLGADHLNTAAIRNGIRLNCDIDPPEV
- a CDS encoding TIR-like protein FxsC; this translates as MLYFFLSYARGDDDDSVQKFFHDLSKEVRVHAGLAAGEEVGFFDVHSLEVGATWSPRLVEALSRCQSFIALVSPRYLLSEPCGREWTIFAERVRRYERDVGVTPSALLPLLWLPPPNLPDAVAALQYQNDVLPEAYGRTGLRQLMRLQRHQDSYYDLIVELARQIVQTAGAHRVPTTGAGIDFKDVQSAFHPRATGRAAVPRQPGHTQQVQFVVAAPARGELSAEELATIDRDSQYYGATSVEWAPYRPTLPVPIADYARTVAERRSFRAEVAGTAGLAQRIGDARRGNQIVVLLVDVWSTMLNEYRQALAECNQLDQNSEEPVTAIMVPLNFDDLQGQRHRRQLTDSLRAIFYRRTVHGDDVMFRSSILTHQAFDADLQVVLETARNRVFTNGTVHNRPQGQAVRRPILQGP